The Pectobacterium parmentieri genome segment CTGGCAGCTTCAACCGCTGCATTCAGCGCAAGAATGTTGGTTTGGAAAGCAATACCATCAATTACACTAGTAATATCGGCAATTTTTTGCGAACTTCCAGCAATATTGTGCATGGTTTTGACAACATTATCGACAACCTTGCCTCCCTTCTGCGCCGTCTCCGACGCATTTAGTGCCAACTGGCTGGCTTGGCGGGCATTTTCCGCATTCTGTTTCACCGTTGCCGTCAGTTGTTCCATGCTGGCAGCCGTTTCTTCTAATGAGGCTGCCTGCTGTTCAGTACGTGAGGAAAGGTCGTTATTCCCTGCACTAATTTCTGTCGCGCCAGTATAGATAGCATCAGCACCTTGTCGGACCGCACTCACCGTTGAAACAAACTCACTTTGCATATGGCGAATACTATCAGCGAGAATCCCCATTTCATTGCTGCTATGAAAATTGGTTGTTTTTGTCAAATCACCTTTCGCAATATGACGAATATGTTCAACAATATTATTTAGCGGCCTAATTAACAGTTGCTGAATACCAATCCAGGAAATCAGGGCTAACGCAAAAACCAACACGATAATGAAGCCAAGTATCCAAAGCGCCGAATCATAAGCTTCATCATTTTTAGCGATACCAGCCTGATAAAGCTTATCGCTTTCGGCTTTATAGGTGTAATACGCTTTTTCAAAGTTGTCCTGAAAACGCTGTGTCGGCTGATCAATAAATTTCTTAAATTCTCCCGCATTCAAAAACTGAATTAACTCAATCAACGCACCATTCAGGGCCACATAATTCTCTTTTACATCCCGAGTAACACTTTCACTCTGACGCGCATCCTGCGGCAATTTCTCATATCGTGAGAAAAAATCGTTTGCTACAGACAGTTGCTTCTGAGCAGAAGCTAAAAGTTCTTTACCCCCAACCCCCGCACCCGTACCGCTGGCATCAAGCGCAAAACGTGTTCCCGCGCGGTTAAGTGTATTGCGCGTCTGTAATAAATATGACCATGCTGAATCCAGCTCAGAACGCTTCTGGTTAATAACCTGAGTCGAACTAAAGATATCCTTATCATTTTTTAATGCGCTAAAAAATAAACCACCAGAAATAAGCTGAAGGGCTCCAAACAACACCAGCACAAGCATCAAACCTGTGACAACTTTTATACGGTTAAACATACAACGCCTTTTGAGTAAAGCAACCACCGGTAGTATCGGCATTATTCTGGATATCTTTACGAATTTCTGAACTGACAAGGATATGGCTAAGGAAGGTTTTCGGGGCTACTTTCGTAGCCCCTGAAGGCCGATGGATTAGGCTTTCAATACACTATCAACCAGCGCCATTTCTTCGCTGCTCAACAGTTTTTCGATATCAACCAAAATCAGCATTCTCTCACCCAGAGACCCCAAACCAGTCAGGTACTCTGTTGACAGGGTTACGGCAAACTCTGGTGCTGGTCGAATTTGATCCGCTGTCAATGACAATACATCAGACACGCCATCTACAACGATGCCGACAACACGCTGACCAAGGTTCAGAACAATGACAACTGTGTTGTCATCGTATTCAACATCTTGCTTGGCAAATTTAATGCGCAAGTCAACGATCGGAACAATAACACCACGTAGATTAGTCACACCTTTAATGAAAGAAGGCGTGTTGGCGATACGCGTTACCTGGTCATAACCGCGAATTTCTTGTACTTTTAAAATATCAACGCCGTACTCTTCGTCACCCAGCGTAAAAATCAGGAATTCCTGTCCTACGGTTTCGCCAGTTAATTTGGTGACGCTTGCAAGTCCAGTCATGTTTTCCACCCTTTATTAACGATCTGTTTTATTAAGCAGCAGTTTCAACCACACGCTTTTCACGATTAAGCGCTTGTAACGCCGAAACATCCACAATCAGCGCAACGCTGCCATCACCAAGAATGGTAGCGGCTGAAACGCCTGGTACCTTGCGATAATTACTTTCCAAGTTTTTGACGACAACCTGATGTTGCCCAATCAACTGATCGACCAACAAGGCATAACGTCGCCCCGCACTCTGCAAAATAACGACTATACCCTGGGTAGCATCCGTTTTAGCGCCATCCACATCAAAGATGTGGAATAGTTCAACGAGAGGTAAATATTCACCACGGACTTGTAGTACACGCTCACCACCAGCTAACGGGTACAGGTCTTCCGACTGAGGTTGCAAAGATTCCATCACAGCGTTAAGCGGCAGAATAAAGACCTCGTTGTTAACTTTAACGGACATACCATCAAGGATGGCCAACGTTAATGGCAACAAGATTCTTATCGTTGTTCCTTTTCCAGCCTGGAAGTGGATTTCAACATGTCCACCCATTTCCTGGATATTTCGCTTAACGACGTCCATGCCGACACCACGACCAGAAACGTCCGTGACCTTCTCTGCAGTGGAGAAGCCAGGGGCAAAAATCAGCATCCCCACATCTTCATCAGACATTGCATCACTCACTGCCAACCCTTGAGACAGGGCTTTAGCAAGAATTCTTTCGCGGTTTAGCCCAGCCCCATCGTCGATAACCTCAATGCAGATGTTACCGCCCTGGTGTTCCGCAGAAAGCGTCAGATTACCCACAGCATGCTTACCTGCAGCAACGCGTTTATCTGGAGACTCGATACCGTGATCAAGGCTGTTACGCACTAAGTGTGTCAGAGGATCGATAATACGTTCGATCAAACTCTTATCCAACTCAGTCGAACTCCCCATCAGCGTTAATTCGACCTGCTTATCCAATTTGGCAGCCAAATCACGCACCAAACGAGGGAAACGGCTAAATACATATTCCATTGGCATCATACGGATGGACATAACCGACTCTTGCAGATCGCGAGCGTTGCGTTCCAACTGCCCCATACTGTTGAGCAGATCGCCGTGCGCCACAGGGTCTAGCTCGCTTGAACGCTGTGCCAGCATAGATTGCGTAATCACTAACTCACCAACGAGGTTGATAAGTTGGTCAACCTTCTCAACCGCTACACGAATACTGGTATCACCGGTTTTTGCTTTATTTTTTCCATTTTCCGGAGCAGATTGTGGTTTTGCTACAACGGGTGCAGGCGCTGTGACTAGCGCGACCGGCGCTTCAACAGCAGCCAATATTTCCACGACTTCAGCGGCAACGGGTTGGCTGGCTACGGCAGGCTTGAAGCTGATTTGCTCGGGTTCAAGAACAAAACACAGCACAGCGCTAATATCGTCTTCACTTTCAGACGTAACTAATGTCACTTCCACGCTAGTGTCAGTCTGGTGAGGATCTTTAACGGTCCCCAGATTGCCAAGTTCTTCCAGCATCTGAGGTATTTCCTGAGATTTCAGGCCGGTTAATGCGATACGCATTTCACCTTTACCTACATCATTAGATGTTGGGCTGACAGAGTGCAGTGCGGCATCAGGCTGGGTTGTGTCGCCATCGGCTTTAGACTCCAGAGCAAGCTGGCGCAGGGCCTGACAGATATACTCAAAGCTTTCAGCATTGGGTTCCTGTGCGGTTTTATAAGCGTCCAACTGATCCTGCATGATGTCTTTTGTTTCCAGAAACAGGTTGATGATATCAGTGCTAAGACGCATTTCGCCGCGTCTTGCCCCATCGAGTAGATTCTCTAAAAGGTGCGTAGTTTCCTGCAATACCTTAAAACCGAATGTGCCAGCGCCCCCTTTTATGGAGTGAGCTGCTCGGAAAATCGCATTCAATTGTTCGGTATCAGGCTCTGAAGGATCCAACAACAATAAATGTTGTTCCATATCTGCCAGTAATTCATCTGCTTCATCAAAGAAAGTTTGATAGAAAGCACTCATGTCCATGCTCACGTGGTCACCTCTGCTGTGAATCGCGGCTTATTGAGAAGGCGTCGCCTGGCTATCCGGCGCAGCAGGCAACGCAGTAGTTGGCTGTTGGCGCTCTGGAGCAGGAACTCCATTTGTTGGTTGCGGCAATGCTTCGCCACTTCCACTCGTATTGTTATCATTATTTTCGGCAGTCGGCGTGGTAGGTTTAGGCTTATCCAACCCCATATTTTGTAAATTTTCTGCTTTGTCTATATTTACAGCAGTGCTTTCCGCATTTTCTTCTTCAATATCTTTCTGCGCTTGTTTGCTCAATACCAGAAGACTGATGCGTCGATTAATCGCATCATTCCCACTTGTCGCTTGTTTGAGGCTCATTGTCGCAGCCATACCCACAACGCGCAAAACTTTTCCATCAGACAAACCACCAAAAGTAAGCTCCCGGCGGGATGCATTGGCACGATCGGCAGATAATTCCCAGTTACTATAACCGCGTTCCCCTGTCGTATACTGAACATCATCGGTATGGCCTGAAATACTCAGTTTATTGGGGAAATCATTCAGAATAGGCGCTATCGCACGCAGGATATCCCGCATATAAGGCTCAACCTGCGCGCTCCCGGTTTTAAACATTGGGCGGTTTTGGCTATCAATGATTTGGATACGCAACCCTTCCTCAATCATTTCAATCAGCAAATGGGGACGGAGTGCGCGTAATCGGGGATCTGCCTCAATTAACTGATCCAAGCGCTCACGCAATTTATTGAGTCGAGCCTCATCCAGTTTCTTTTCTACATTATCCGTTTTGATGGCTTTTTTCACTTCACCATCTTGTTGAGTTGGATCATTTCCCCCACCAGGGATCGGGCTGGAACTATCGCTTGATTTAGAACCAGAAGTTAATGCAACCTTTAGTGGGGTACGAAAATACTCCGCGATTTGAGCCAACTGCATAGGCGTAGAAATTGCGATAAGCCACATAACCAAAAACAACGCCATCATTGCTGTCATAAAGTCAGCGTAGGCAATCTTCCAAGAGCCACCATGGTGTCCCCCATGCCCAGATTTGCGCTTTTTGCGAATAATGGGATGCTGATGTTTCATGCGTTACTATCCGACGCTTGCTGGGTCGGCGATTTTACACGACGAATATGTTCTTCCAATTCCGTGAAAGAAGGGCGCTCCGTGGAGTACAGCGTTTTACGCCCAAATTCAACCGCAATTTGCGGGGCATAACCATTAAGGCTCGACAGCAAAGTAACTTTAATGCACTGCAATACTTTGATTTTTTCTGCATTTTTCTGGCGCAGTAAGGCTGCTAATGGAGAGACGAAACCATAAGCGAGGAGGATACCAAGAAAAGTTCCCACCATCGCATGGGCAATCATCATTCCTAACTCAGCAGCAGGCCGATCAACATAGGCTAATGAGTGAACAACGCCCATAACGGCAGCGACAATACCAAATGCCGGGAGACCGTCCCCCATCATCGTCAAACTGCTCGCGGGAATTTCACTTTCGTGTTCAATCGTTTCGATCTCTTCGTCCATCAACGTTTCAATCTCAAACGCATTCATGTTACCACTGACCATCAAACGCAAATAATCGGTGATAAACTCAACAATATTACTGTCAGAAAGGATATTCGGATAGCTTGAGAAGATTTCGCTCTCACGAGGATTATCAATATCAAATTCCAACGAAAGCATCCCTTGCTGGCGAGACTTAGCCATCACTCGAAAGAGCAAGGCCATAAGATCCATATACAGTGCTTTGTTGTATTTAGAACCTTTAAATAAAAGAGGTAACGCACGTACTGTTGCTTTTATCGCCTTTCCATTATTACCGACAATGAAAGCACCTAGCGCTGCGCCACCGATGATCAGTAGCTCCGAAGGCTGATAAAGTGCCCCCAAAGCCCCACCGACCATGAGATAACCGCCGAGTATCGAGGCCACAATTACGATATAACCCAATATAACCAGCACAAGAAATCCTTATAATAAAAAAGGTGGCGGAAGGTGAGATAAAACTGCGGAACCGTAGCCAAGACGTTCCTGAGGAAGAAATCTATCACTGCTTTCACAACCAACAGTGATAGATTCACAAATCGCGCTACAGGCTCAGACTGCGTGTTTTACCTGTTCATCCAGCAGTTGAGGTATTATATCGGCAAGGTTTTGCGAAAGTTTACGCCTTTTTACCGCTCTAGAAGGT includes the following:
- a CDS encoding methyl-accepting chemotaxis protein; this translates as MFNRIKVVTGLMLVLVLFGALQLISGGLFFSALKNDKDIFSSTQVINQKRSELDSAWSYLLQTRNTLNRAGTRFALDASGTGAGVGGKELLASAQKQLSVANDFFSRYEKLPQDARQSESVTRDVKENYVALNGALIELIQFLNAGEFKKFIDQPTQRFQDNFEKAYYTYKAESDKLYQAGIAKNDEAYDSALWILGFIIVLVFALALISWIGIQQLLIRPLNNIVEHIRHIAKGDLTKTTNFHSSNEMGILADSIRHMQSEFVSTVSAVRQGADAIYTGATEISAGNNDLSSRTEQQAASLEETAASMEQLTATVKQNAENARQASQLALNASETAQKGGKVVDNVVKTMHNIAGSSQKIADITSVIDGIAFQTNILALNAAVEAARAGEQGRGFAVVAGEVRNLAQRSAQAAKEIKSLIDDSVGRVDEGSVLVESAGETMGEIVSAVTRVTDIMGEIASASDEQSKGIDQVGQAVTEMDRVTQQNASLVEESAAAAVALEEQVKVLNQAVAVFRLSEDAGSFRRTTPATTGQKPVLLAPSVKGGQKAKEGSSTDNWETF
- the cheW gene encoding chemotaxis protein CheW — translated: MTGLASVTKLTGETVGQEFLIFTLGDEEYGVDILKVQEIRGYDQVTRIANTPSFIKGVTNLRGVIVPIVDLRIKFAKQDVEYDDNTVVIVLNLGQRVVGIVVDGVSDVLSLTADQIRPAPEFAVTLSTEYLTGLGSLGERMLILVDIEKLLSSEEMALVDSVLKA
- the cheA gene encoding chemotaxis protein CheA, translating into MSAFYQTFFDEADELLADMEQHLLLLDPSEPDTEQLNAIFRAAHSIKGGAGTFGFKVLQETTHLLENLLDGARRGEMRLSTDIINLFLETKDIMQDQLDAYKTAQEPNAESFEYICQALRQLALESKADGDTTQPDAALHSVSPTSNDVGKGEMRIALTGLKSQEIPQMLEELGNLGTVKDPHQTDTSVEVTLVTSESEDDISAVLCFVLEPEQISFKPAVASQPVAAEVVEILAAVEAPVALVTAPAPVVAKPQSAPENGKNKAKTGDTSIRVAVEKVDQLINLVGELVITQSMLAQRSSELDPVAHGDLLNSMGQLERNARDLQESVMSIRMMPMEYVFSRFPRLVRDLAAKLDKQVELTLMGSSTELDKSLIERIIDPLTHLVRNSLDHGIESPDKRVAAGKHAVGNLTLSAEHQGGNICIEVIDDGAGLNRERILAKALSQGLAVSDAMSDEDVGMLIFAPGFSTAEKVTDVSGRGVGMDVVKRNIQEMGGHVEIHFQAGKGTTIRILLPLTLAILDGMSVKVNNEVFILPLNAVMESLQPQSEDLYPLAGGERVLQVRGEYLPLVELFHIFDVDGAKTDATQGIVVILQSAGRRYALLVDQLIGQHQVVVKNLESNYRKVPGVSAATILGDGSVALIVDVSALQALNREKRVVETAA
- the motB gene encoding flagellar motor protein MotB, whose translation is MKHQHPIIRKKRKSGHGGHHGGSWKIAYADFMTAMMALFLVMWLIAISTPMQLAQIAEYFRTPLKVALTSGSKSSDSSSPIPGGGNDPTQQDGEVKKAIKTDNVEKKLDEARLNKLRERLDQLIEADPRLRALRPHLLIEMIEEGLRIQIIDSQNRPMFKTGSAQVEPYMRDILRAIAPILNDFPNKLSISGHTDDVQYTTGERGYSNWELSADRANASRRELTFGGLSDGKVLRVVGMAATMSLKQATSGNDAINRRISLLVLSKQAQKDIEEENAESTAVNIDKAENLQNMGLDKPKPTTPTAENNDNNTSGSGEALPQPTNGVPAPERQQPTTALPAAPDSQATPSQ
- the motA gene encoding flagellar motor stator protein MotA → MLVILGYIVIVASILGGYLMVGGALGALYQPSELLIIGGAALGAFIVGNNGKAIKATVRALPLLFKGSKYNKALYMDLMALLFRVMAKSRQQGMLSLEFDIDNPRESEIFSSYPNILSDSNIVEFITDYLRLMVSGNMNAFEIETLMDEEIETIEHESEIPASSLTMMGDGLPAFGIVAAVMGVVHSLAYVDRPAAELGMMIAHAMVGTFLGILLAYGFVSPLAALLRQKNAEKIKVLQCIKVTLLSSLNGYAPQIAVEFGRKTLYSTERPSFTELEEHIRRVKSPTQQASDSNA